Proteins encoded together in one Bradyrhizobium sp. PSBB068 window:
- a CDS encoding formamidase: MNGLGGLNKSPNGVVIGLVQLQLPVVATRADLARQTERIVWMVGKARRNLATMDLVVFPEYSLHGLSMDTNPEIMCRLDGPEVAAFRQACIDNKIWGCFSIMEFNPHGNPYNSGLIIDDHGEIKLYYRKFHPWIPVEPWEPGDIGIPVIDGPKGAKLALIICHDGMFPEMARECAYKGAEIMIRTAGYTAPIRDSWRFTNQANAFQNLMVTANVCMCGSDGSFDSMGEGMIVNFDGSIIAHGTTGRADEIITAEVRPDLVREARINWGVENNIYQLWHRGYVAVKGGAMDCPYTFMQDMVSGRFRLPWEDQVKITDGTSCGFAAPTRMFGKTAKAAE; encoded by the coding sequence ATGAACGGACTTGGCGGCCTCAACAAGTCACCCAACGGCGTCGTGATCGGACTGGTGCAGCTGCAGCTGCCCGTGGTCGCGACCAGGGCCGATCTGGCGCGGCAGACCGAGCGCATCGTCTGGATGGTCGGCAAGGCGCGGCGCAATCTCGCCACCATGGACTTGGTCGTGTTTCCCGAATATTCGCTGCATGGCCTCTCGATGGATACCAATCCGGAGATCATGTGCCGGCTCGACGGGCCCGAAGTCGCAGCCTTCAGGCAGGCCTGCATCGACAACAAGATCTGGGGCTGCTTCTCCATCATGGAGTTCAACCCGCACGGCAATCCCTACAATTCAGGACTGATCATCGACGATCACGGCGAGATCAAGCTCTACTACCGCAAATTCCATCCCTGGATTCCGGTCGAGCCGTGGGAGCCGGGCGACATCGGCATTCCGGTGATCGACGGACCGAAGGGCGCGAAGCTCGCGCTGATCATCTGCCACGACGGCATGTTCCCGGAAATGGCGCGCGAATGCGCCTACAAGGGCGCCGAGATCATGATCCGCACCGCGGGATACACCGCGCCGATCCGCGACAGCTGGCGCTTCACCAACCAGGCCAATGCGTTCCAGAACCTGATGGTGACCGCCAATGTCTGCATGTGCGGCTCGGACGGCTCGTTCGACTCGATGGGCGAAGGCATGATCGTCAATTTCGACGGCAGCATCATCGCGCACGGCACCACCGGGCGGGCCGACGAGATCATCACCGCCGAGGTGCGGCCCGACCTCGTGCGCGAGGCGCGGATCAATTGGGGCGTCGAGAACAACATCTATCAGCTGTGGCACCGCGGCTATGTCGCGGTGAAGGGCGGCGCGATGGATTGCCCCTACACCTTCATGCAGGACATGGTGTCCGGCCGCTTCCGTCTGCCCTGGGAGGATCAGGTCAAGATCACCGACGGCACGTCCTGCGGCTTTGCCGCACCGACACGGATGTTCGGCAAGACCGCGAAAGCCGCCGAATAG
- a CDS encoding cysteine hydrolase → MANSGGTIAAEPAPITLDWSRTALVIIDMQRDFMEPGGFGETLGNDVSQLARAVQPIAAVLAVVRDAGLLVVHTREGHLPDLSDAPPAKLERGAPSLRIGDPGPMGRILIRGEAGHDIIPELYPLDSEIVIDKPGKGAFYATELSDILRKYGIENLLVCGVTTEVCVNTTVREANDRGYRCVVISDGCASYFPEFHEMGLKMIKAQGGIFGWVADSAAVLKALAG, encoded by the coding sequence ATGGCGAATTCAGGCGGGACCATCGCGGCGGAGCCGGCGCCGATCACGCTCGACTGGAGCAGGACCGCGCTCGTCATCATCGACATGCAGCGCGATTTCATGGAGCCTGGCGGCTTCGGCGAGACGCTCGGCAACGACGTCAGCCAGCTCGCCCGCGCGGTGCAGCCGATCGCCGCGGTGCTCGCGGTGGTGCGCGACGCAGGCCTGCTCGTGGTTCATACCCGTGAGGGCCATCTGCCCGATCTGTCCGACGCGCCGCCGGCCAAGCTCGAGCGCGGCGCGCCGTCCTTACGGATCGGCGATCCCGGACCGATGGGACGGATCCTGATCCGCGGCGAGGCCGGGCATGACATCATCCCCGAACTCTATCCGCTGGACAGCGAGATCGTGATCGACAAGCCCGGCAAGGGCGCGTTCTACGCCACCGAGCTCAGTGACATCCTCAGGAAATACGGCATCGAGAATCTGCTGGTCTGCGGCGTCACCACCGAAGTCTGCGTCAACACCACGGTGCGCGAGGCCAACGACCGCGGTTATCGCTGCGTCGTGATCTCGGACGGCTGCGCGTCCTACTTCCCGGAATTCCATGAGATGGGCCTGAAGATGATCAAGGCCCAGGGCGGCATTTTCGGCTGGGTCGCCGATTCCGCCGCAGTGCTGAAGGCGCTCGCCGGCTAG
- a CDS encoding carbohydrate ABC transporter permease → MNLRQILGQIGLWLSVFVIVSPAILFFLWMGSLSLKFEIDNASYPPVFFPEHIAWKNYADVFASNRFLTYFSNSLIVTGCATGLAMLVGVPAGYGIARMAAHKSAIVILIARITPGLSYLIPLFLLFQWLGLLGTLVPQIIIHLVVTVPIVIWIMIGYFETTPLELEEAALIDGATRWQVFRHVALPIARPGLAVAFILAVIFSWNNFVFGIVLAGRETRTLPVAVYNMISFDQLSWGPLAAAALIVTAPVLLLTVMAQRQIVAGLTAGAVKGG, encoded by the coding sequence ATGAACCTGCGTCAGATCCTCGGGCAGATCGGGCTGTGGCTGTCGGTGTTCGTCATCGTCTCGCCGGCGATCCTGTTCTTCCTCTGGATGGGCTCGCTGTCGCTGAAATTCGAGATCGACAACGCCTCCTATCCGCCGGTGTTCTTCCCGGAGCACATCGCCTGGAAGAACTATGCCGACGTGTTCGCGTCCAACCGCTTCCTGACCTATTTCAGCAACAGCCTGATCGTCACCGGCTGCGCCACGGGCCTTGCGATGCTGGTCGGCGTGCCGGCGGGCTACGGGATTGCGCGGATGGCGGCGCACAAATCGGCGATCGTGATCCTGATCGCGCGCATCACGCCGGGCCTGTCGTATCTGATCCCGCTGTTCCTGCTGTTCCAGTGGCTCGGCCTGCTCGGCACGCTGGTGCCGCAGATCATCATCCATCTCGTGGTCACGGTGCCGATCGTGATCTGGATCATGATCGGCTATTTCGAGACCACGCCGCTGGAGCTGGAGGAAGCCGCGCTGATCGACGGCGCCACGCGGTGGCAGGTGTTCCGCCATGTCGCGCTGCCGATCGCGAGGCCCGGGCTTGCGGTCGCCTTCATCCTCGCGGTGATTTTCTCCTGGAACAACTTCGTCTTCGGCATCGTGCTGGCCGGGCGCGAGACCCGCACGCTGCCGGTCGCAGTCTACAACATGATCTCGTTCGACCAATTGAGCTGGGGCCCGCTCGCCGCCGCCGCTTTGATCGTGACGGCGCCGGTGCTGCTGCTCACAGTGATGGCGCAGCGGCAGATCGTCGCCGGGCTGACGGCGGGCGCGGTGAAGGGTGGCTAG
- a CDS encoding sugar ABC transporter permease → MSVVTQASPAAAETAAPEREWRKPSYWPFVIPALVVVLAVIIFPWVFTIWMSFQEWKVGSPTTFVGLANYLRLPTDPRFVEAVGHTLSYTALSVVLPLVFGTLAAVVFHQKFAARGFLRGIFIMPMMATPVAIALVWTMMFHPQLGVLNYLLSLVGLPPQLWVFNPTTVIPSLVLVETWQWTPLVMLIVLGGLAAIPTEPYESAQIDGANFWQVFRFITLPLIMPFLFIAGMIRMIDAVKSFDIIFAITQGGPGSASETINVYLYSVAFVYYDLGYGSAIAVVFFLLIVALAALLLYLRKRLLWTSQLGSEA, encoded by the coding sequence GTGAGCGTGGTGACACAAGCTTCTCCGGCCGCGGCCGAAACCGCCGCGCCGGAGCGCGAATGGCGCAAGCCATCCTACTGGCCCTTCGTGATCCCGGCCCTGGTGGTGGTGCTCGCGGTCATCATCTTCCCGTGGGTCTTCACGATCTGGATGAGCTTCCAGGAATGGAAGGTCGGCTCGCCCACCACCTTCGTCGGGCTCGCCAACTATTTGCGGCTGCCGACCGATCCGCGCTTCGTCGAAGCGGTCGGCCACACGCTGTCCTACACGGCGCTGTCGGTCGTGCTGCCGCTGGTGTTTGGCACGCTGGCGGCTGTCGTGTTTCACCAGAAATTCGCCGCGCGCGGCTTTCTGCGCGGCATCTTCATCATGCCGATGATGGCAACCCCGGTGGCGATCGCACTGGTGTGGACCATGATGTTCCACCCGCAGCTCGGCGTGCTGAACTATCTGCTGTCGTTGGTCGGCCTGCCGCCGCAGCTCTGGGTGTTCAACCCGACGACGGTGATCCCCTCGCTGGTGCTGGTCGAGACCTGGCAATGGACGCCGCTGGTGATGCTGATCGTGCTCGGCGGCCTCGCCGCGATCCCGACCGAACCCTATGAGAGCGCGCAGATCGACGGCGCCAATTTCTGGCAGGTGTTCCGCTTCATCACGCTACCTCTGATCATGCCGTTCCTGTTCATCGCCGGAATGATCCGGATGATCGATGCGGTGAAGAGTTTCGACATCATCTTCGCGATCACCCAGGGCGGGCCGGGTTCGGCGTCGGAGACCATCAACGTCTATCTCTACAGCGTCGCCTTCGTCTATTACGACCTCGGCTACGGCTCGGCGATCGCGGTGGTGTTCTTCCTCCTCATCGTCGCGCTGGCGGCGCTGCTGCTGTACTTGCGCAAGCGCCTGCTGTGGACCTCGCAGCTCGGGAGCGAGGCATGA
- a CDS encoding sugar ABC transporter substrate-binding protein, with amino-acid sequence MSHHLISRRQMLAGTAAAGAVGLAGFPARAEVNWKKYSGTSLEVSLAKGPRGDNLQKYIKEFTELTGVKVESEQVPEQQQRQKCVIELSSGKPSFDVVHLSYHVQKRQFEKAGWLADMSGFLKDPSLTLPDLVESDFSAAGLQYARNDKGQMLSLPWSVDYFILYYNKDLFQKKGVEVPKTLDEMAVAAEKLTDPKEGVYGFVGRGLRNANMAMWSNFYLNYGGEFLDAKGNILSDGPEAIEATKLYQRLLTKCAPPGVAGFNWMESMASFTQGRAAMWIDATGWAPPIEDPTASRVPGKVGYTVVPAGPKGHFSSTYGDGLGIAAASKNKEAAYLLCQWAVSRGQGTRLIQAGGGVPFRSSIVDDPEVAKGVKTKEWLQSVIDSSKISKLGLPVIIPVAEYRDIVGAALTATLSGADPATELKKAHDQFRPILERSEKA; translated from the coding sequence ATGTCGCATCACCTGATCTCGCGCCGGCAGATGCTGGCCGGCACGGCAGCCGCAGGCGCGGTTGGATTGGCCGGATTTCCGGCCCGCGCCGAGGTCAACTGGAAGAAATATTCCGGCACCTCGCTCGAAGTCAGCCTCGCCAAGGGACCGCGCGGCGACAATCTGCAAAAATACATCAAGGAATTCACCGAGCTCACCGGCGTCAAGGTGGAATCGGAGCAAGTCCCGGAGCAACAGCAGCGCCAGAAATGCGTGATCGAGCTGTCCTCGGGCAAGCCGAGCTTCGATGTCGTTCACCTCAGCTATCACGTGCAGAAGCGGCAATTCGAGAAAGCCGGCTGGCTCGCCGACATGTCGGGCTTCCTCAAGGATCCAAGCTTGACGCTGCCGGATCTGGTCGAGAGCGACTTCTCCGCAGCTGGCCTGCAATATGCGCGCAACGACAAGGGCCAGATGCTGTCGCTGCCGTGGTCGGTCGACTACTTCATCCTCTACTACAACAAGGATCTGTTCCAGAAAAAGGGCGTCGAAGTCCCGAAGACGCTGGACGAGATGGCGGTCGCTGCCGAGAAGCTGACCGACCCGAAGGAAGGCGTCTACGGTTTCGTCGGCCGCGGCCTGCGCAACGCCAACATGGCGATGTGGAGCAACTTCTATTTGAATTATGGCGGCGAATTCCTCGATGCCAAGGGCAACATCCTGTCCGACGGTCCCGAGGCTATTGAAGCCACCAAACTCTATCAGCGGCTGCTGACCAAATGCGCGCCGCCCGGCGTCGCCGGCTTCAACTGGATGGAGTCGATGGCTTCCTTTACCCAGGGACGCGCCGCGATGTGGATCGACGCCACCGGCTGGGCGCCACCGATCGAAGATCCAACCGCCTCGCGCGTGCCCGGCAAGGTCGGCTACACCGTGGTCCCGGCCGGACCCAAGGGCCACTTCTCATCCACGTATGGTGACGGCCTCGGCATCGCCGCCGCCAGCAAGAACAAGGAAGCCGCCTATCTGCTCTGCCAATGGGCGGTCTCGCGCGGCCAGGGCACGCGCTTGATCCAGGCTGGTGGCGGCGTGCCGTTCCGTAGCTCGATCGTCGACGATCCCGAGGTTGCGAAGGGCGTCAAGACCAAGGAATGGCTGCAATCGGTGATCGATTCCTCGAAGATCTCGAAGCTTGGCCTGCCGGTGATCATCCCGGTCGCCGAGTATCGCGACATCGTCGGCGCGGCGCTGACCGCGACGCTGTCGGGCGCCGATCCCGCCACCGAATTGAAGAAGGCGCACGATCAGTTCCGCCCGATCCTGGAGCGCAGTGAAAAAGCGTGA